One Amorphoplanes digitatis genomic window carries:
- a CDS encoding ThuA domain-containing protein, translating to MHRRLLAVFATAIILISTENAAYAHPGHEHHDVLVFTETAGERHDSIDKGVRTIRDLGRRHGFGVSVSADSAAFTAANLARYGAVVFLNTTGEVLDDAQQAAFEAYVQGGGGFVGVHAAAETEPGWTFYRGLLGAAATGASAVSAGTVTMTDRVHPSTASVPRTISLTEQWYTFDADVRGVSHVLATTDHPLSWCKDFQGGRSWYTGLGHSTDTYANGSFKKHLLGGIQWASGQVAGDCGATVQTNYEKVTLNDEPGEPMTLAVLPDGRVLHNTRAGEVRLYDPATGLSPAIAEVPVYAHDEDGLQSVTVDPNFARNRWVYLYYAPRLNTPVDDPATPTVNEGDAPVTSTDPTVWDKFKGYNQLSRVKLVETPAPHLDLGTEQQILRVPVDRGNCCHVGGEVKFDGRGLLYLVTGDDTNAGGSDGYTPINESSTQGPAYDAQRSAANTNDLRGKVLRIKVRGDGKYSIPSGNLFRPGRPLTRPEIFLMGVRNPFRFDVSRSGFVYVGDYSPDSRVPSATRGPEGTGRWIATDRPGNYGWPYCYSPELPYVDFDFVTRTSGAPFNCAAPVNESPRNTGLRELPAVRDPQLAYTFNAVTPCPSAYLVTPPVACGFDWPVLGTGGVGPMGGPTYDYDARLRNEMKFPEYYDDTVVFGEFTRNRLFAFRTDGRDRLLSIEPLLTGFTWANPMDMEFGPDGQLYVLEYGNGFFRANPEAQLSTVRYVKDGRSPVARASATPTSGPAPLTVQFASTGTADPDPGDTISLAWDFTGDGTVDSTAADPSYTYTSNGTYSARLTVTDSTGRTAVATRTITVGNTAPVVEVVTPANGSFFDWGDTIGFTVRVTDPEDGTVDCSRVQVSLVIGHDEHGHGINSTTGCTGTLPSPADGADHAGGYLFLGVSATYTDLGGLSATGQATVQTWRQQVENAQVKRAVAVATTNDADGGEHLTAVDNGDYIALRPIDLGGTGSLTLRTAGGSAATAGQQRASVEVRLGSPTGELVTTLPVLATAGNAYWSSQTFPVSAAAGQQELYFVFRSVTGGPANNLFNLNWVEFGATP from the coding sequence ATGCACCGACGACTGCTGGCCGTCTTCGCGACCGCCATCATCCTGATAAGTACGGAAAATGCGGCATACGCGCACCCGGGTCATGAACACCACGACGTGCTGGTGTTCACCGAGACCGCCGGCGAGCGCCACGACTCCATCGACAAGGGTGTCCGCACCATCCGCGACCTCGGCCGCCGGCACGGCTTCGGCGTGTCGGTCAGCGCCGACTCGGCGGCCTTCACCGCGGCCAACCTGGCCAGGTACGGCGCGGTCGTCTTCCTCAACACCACCGGCGAGGTCCTCGACGACGCCCAGCAGGCCGCGTTCGAGGCGTACGTGCAGGGCGGCGGCGGCTTCGTCGGCGTGCACGCCGCGGCCGAGACCGAGCCGGGCTGGACCTTCTACCGCGGTCTCCTCGGCGCCGCCGCGACCGGCGCGTCCGCGGTCAGCGCCGGCACCGTCACCATGACCGACCGGGTGCACCCCTCGACCGCCTCGGTGCCGCGCACGATCTCCCTCACCGAGCAGTGGTACACGTTCGACGCCGACGTCCGCGGCGTCTCGCACGTGCTGGCCACCACCGATCACCCGCTCTCCTGGTGCAAGGACTTCCAGGGCGGACGGTCCTGGTACACCGGCCTCGGGCACTCGACCGACACGTACGCGAACGGGTCCTTCAAGAAGCACCTGCTCGGCGGCATCCAATGGGCGTCCGGGCAGGTCGCCGGCGACTGCGGCGCCACCGTGCAGACCAACTACGAGAAGGTCACCCTCAACGACGAGCCGGGCGAGCCCATGACCCTCGCCGTGCTGCCCGACGGGCGGGTGCTGCACAACACCCGCGCCGGTGAGGTGCGGCTCTACGACCCCGCGACCGGCCTGAGCCCGGCCATCGCCGAGGTGCCCGTCTACGCACACGACGAGGACGGCCTGCAATCGGTGACCGTCGACCCGAACTTCGCACGCAACCGGTGGGTCTACCTCTATTACGCCCCCAGGCTGAACACGCCGGTCGACGACCCGGCCACGCCGACGGTCAACGAGGGCGACGCGCCGGTGACCAGCACCGACCCCACCGTCTGGGACAAGTTCAAGGGATACAACCAGCTCTCGCGGGTCAAGCTCGTCGAGACACCCGCGCCGCACCTCGACCTGGGCACCGAGCAGCAGATCCTTCGGGTACCCGTGGACCGCGGCAACTGCTGCCACGTCGGCGGCGAGGTCAAGTTCGACGGCAGGGGCCTGCTGTACCTGGTCACCGGCGACGACACCAACGCCGGCGGTTCGGACGGCTACACGCCCATCAACGAGTCGTCGACGCAGGGGCCGGCCTACGACGCGCAGCGCTCCGCGGCCAACACCAACGACCTGCGCGGCAAGGTGCTGCGCATCAAGGTTCGCGGCGACGGGAAGTACAGCATCCCGTCCGGCAACCTCTTCCGGCCCGGTAGACCCCTGACCCGGCCCGAGATCTTCCTGATGGGTGTGCGCAACCCGTTCCGCTTCGACGTGAGCAGGAGCGGTTTCGTGTACGTGGGTGACTACTCGCCCGACTCGCGGGTGCCCAGCGCGACCCGTGGCCCCGAGGGCACCGGCCGGTGGATCGCCACCGACAGGCCCGGCAACTACGGCTGGCCGTACTGCTACTCGCCGGAGCTTCCCTACGTCGACTTCGACTTCGTCACCCGTACATCCGGGGCGCCGTTCAACTGCGCGGCGCCGGTCAACGAGTCGCCGCGCAACACCGGGCTGCGCGAGCTTCCGGCGGTGCGTGACCCGCAGCTCGCGTACACGTTCAACGCCGTAACCCCGTGCCCGTCGGCGTACCTCGTGACCCCGCCGGTGGCGTGCGGCTTCGACTGGCCGGTGCTCGGCACCGGCGGCGTCGGGCCGATGGGCGGCCCGACGTACGACTACGACGCCCGCCTGCGCAACGAGATGAAATTCCCGGAGTACTACGACGACACCGTGGTCTTCGGCGAGTTCACCCGCAACCGGCTGTTCGCCTTCCGCACAGACGGCCGAGACCGGCTGCTCTCCATCGAGCCGCTGCTCACCGGATTCACCTGGGCCAACCCGATGGACATGGAGTTCGGCCCCGACGGCCAGCTCTACGTGCTCGAGTACGGCAACGGGTTCTTCCGCGCCAACCCGGAGGCGCAGCTGTCGACCGTGCGCTACGTCAAGGACGGCCGCTCGCCGGTGGCCCGGGCCTCGGCGACACCGACCTCCGGGCCGGCGCCGCTGACGGTCCAGTTCGCCAGCACCGGCACGGCCGATCCCGACCCCGGCGACACGATCTCGCTGGCCTGGGACTTCACCGGGGACGGCACCGTCGACTCCACGGCGGCCGACCCGTCGTACACCTACACCTCGAACGGCACGTACAGCGCGCGGCTGACGGTCACCGACAGCACCGGGCGTACGGCCGTGGCCACCCGCACCATCACCGTGGGCAACACCGCGCCGGTGGTCGAGGTCGTCACGCCGGCCAACGGGTCGTTCTTCGACTGGGGCGACACCATCGGCTTCACGGTCCGGGTCACCGACCCCGAGGACGGCACGGTCGACTGCTCCCGGGTCCAGGTGTCGCTGGTCATCGGCCATGACGAGCACGGGCACGGCATCAACTCGACGACCGGCTGCACCGGCACGCTGCCCAGCCCGGCGGACGGGGCCGACCACGCCGGCGGGTACCTGTTCCTGGGCGTCAGCGCCACCTACACCGATCTCGGCGGGCTCTCGGCGACCGGGCAGGCCACCGTGCAGACCTGGCGGCAACAGGTGGAGAACGCCCAGGTCAAGCGGGCCGTGGCGGTCGCGACCACGAACGACGCCGACGGCGGCGAGCACCTGACGGCCGTGGACAACGGCGACTACATCGCGCTCCGGCCGATCGACCTGGGCGGGACCGGTTCGCTGACCCTGCGGACCGCGGGCGGCTCGGCGGCCACGGCCGGTCAGCAGCGGGCGAGCGTCGAGGTCCGGCTCGGCTCGCCGACCGGCGAGCTGGTGACCACCCTGCCGGTGCTCGCGACCGCGGGCAACGCGTACTGGTCGAGCCAGACGTTCCCGGTCAGCGCGGCGGCCGGTCAGCAGGAGCTCTACTTCGTCTTCAGGTCCGTCACCGGTGGTCCCGCCAACAACCTGTTCAACCTGAACTGGGTCGAGTTCGGCGCGACACCCTGA
- a CDS encoding sugar phosphate isomerase/epimerase family protein, with translation MPEPHRTTRNALTRRRLLAASAGAAAALGAAGFPVLQTGSPAISRGRLRAEPLVPARNRGIILFSVRDRIGAAPDDSGVPYGFERVLARLAEIGYKEIEFAGYNQHASILGRQITPAEIRKILDDNGLVANGTHTQINAATFEQQLDIAETLGMRHIGTGSDPTGSAYRPDWDAAADLWNELGRTARKRGLKLYTHNHDAAYGFLLDAGPLDAAGRPTRSTGTRKLEYFFTKADPRYVFFEMDIYWSYVARFKHQTYVDQWGNSRTDLFDPILTVVPRTERFPLFHAKDGDRAAAQANGYVMTPLGEGDLNFQQFFEEIGAQNYHHANWEQDTAPGGAANPGQSLSFAELSYRNMSELTIYRR, from the coding sequence ATGCCCGAGCCGCATCGAACGACCAGGAACGCACTCACCCGCCGCCGCCTGCTCGCCGCGTCGGCCGGCGCCGCCGCGGCGCTGGGCGCCGCCGGCTTCCCGGTCCTCCAGACCGGATCCCCGGCGATCAGCCGCGGCCGGCTGCGCGCCGAGCCGCTCGTACCCGCCCGGAACCGGGGCATCATCCTGTTCAGCGTCCGCGACCGGATCGGCGCGGCGCCCGACGACTCCGGGGTGCCCTACGGCTTCGAGCGGGTACTCGCCCGGCTCGCCGAGATCGGCTACAAGGAGATCGAGTTCGCCGGCTACAACCAGCACGCCTCCATCCTGGGCCGGCAGATCACGCCCGCCGAGATCCGGAAGATCCTTGACGACAACGGGCTGGTCGCCAACGGCACGCACACCCAGATCAACGCGGCGACCTTCGAGCAGCAGCTCGACATCGCCGAGACGCTGGGGATGAGGCATATCGGCACCGGCTCGGACCCGACCGGCAGCGCGTACCGGCCGGACTGGGACGCCGCGGCCGACCTCTGGAACGAGCTGGGCCGCACGGCCCGCAAGCGGGGTCTCAAGCTCTACACCCACAACCACGACGCCGCGTACGGGTTCCTGCTCGACGCCGGCCCGCTGGACGCCGCCGGCCGGCCCACCCGGTCGACCGGCACCCGGAAGCTCGAGTACTTCTTCACCAAGGCCGACCCCCGGTATGTCTTCTTCGAGATGGACATCTACTGGTCCTATGTGGCGCGGTTCAAGCACCAGACCTATGTGGACCAGTGGGGCAACTCCCGGACCGACCTGTTCGACCCGATCCTCACCGTGGTGCCGCGCACCGAACGGTTCCCGCTGTTCCACGCCAAGGACGGCGACCGGGCCGCCGCGCAGGCCAACGGGTACGTGATGACGCCGCTCGGCGAGGGCGACCTCAACTTCCAGCAGTTCTTCGAGGAGATCGGCGCGCAGAACTATCACCACGCGAACTGGGAGCAGGACACCGCCCCGGGCGGCGCGGCGAACCCGGGCCAGTCCCTGAGCTTCGCCGAGCTGAGCTACCGGAACATGTCCGAGCTGACCATCTACCGCCGCTGA
- a CDS encoding ArnT family glycosyltransferase, whose translation MSSGSPQWTDDPARPPIAWLPLGAVASATAVLLVIFSGRYGYHRDELYYVVAGRHLAWGYDDQPPLVPALARLTDVLSGGSLVALRSPTALAVAATVLLVGLLTRELGGDRWAQLLAATLWATSGVVLVSGHLLSTTPFDILCWAAIALLVTRWVRTRDDRLLPALGPVVGLGLLAKNLPLLFVAALAGAILISGPRELLRRPALWIAAAVAAAIWAPNLWWQATHDWPQLTMAGVIREDADFGGRIGLVPAQFLIMSPPLALIWVPGLWRLLRNPQARPYRFLGLAFLLVLGLVLVTGGREYYPAGAFPALMAAGAIAAVGWARRASFGLRRALLVALVAVNAVTTVAIALPVYPVRWYPDTIQAAINDDAGETIGWPELVDTVAGVYSSLPLSERATTVIITQNYGEAGAIDRYGPAFELPAPYSGHLNFWRWGPPPDTATGPAIFVGGWTAESLAPYCGSASVAARVDNAYGVDNEEQGTPIWLCRDLRGPWSQQWVRLRRFG comes from the coding sequence GTGAGCAGCGGCAGTCCGCAGTGGACCGACGACCCTGCCCGCCCGCCGATCGCCTGGCTGCCGCTCGGCGCCGTCGCGTCGGCCACCGCGGTACTACTGGTGATCTTCAGCGGCCGGTACGGCTACCACCGCGACGAGCTCTACTACGTCGTGGCCGGCCGCCACCTCGCCTGGGGCTACGACGACCAGCCGCCGCTGGTGCCCGCGCTGGCCCGGCTGACCGACGTCCTGTCGGGCGGCTCGCTCGTCGCGCTGCGGTCGCCGACCGCGCTGGCCGTGGCGGCCACCGTGCTGCTGGTCGGGCTGCTCACCCGGGAACTGGGCGGCGACCGGTGGGCGCAGCTGCTCGCCGCCACCCTCTGGGCCACCTCGGGCGTCGTCCTCGTCTCCGGTCACCTGCTGAGCACGACACCGTTCGACATCCTGTGCTGGGCGGCGATCGCGCTGCTGGTGACCCGCTGGGTCCGTACCCGCGACGACCGGCTGCTGCCGGCCCTCGGGCCGGTGGTCGGCCTGGGGCTGCTCGCCAAGAACCTGCCGCTGCTGTTCGTCGCGGCCCTGGCCGGCGCGATCCTGATCAGCGGCCCGCGCGAGCTGCTGCGCCGGCCGGCGCTGTGGATCGCCGCCGCGGTGGCCGCCGCGATCTGGGCGCCGAACCTCTGGTGGCAGGCGACCCACGATTGGCCGCAGCTCACGATGGCCGGCGTCATCCGGGAGGACGCGGACTTCGGCGGGCGGATCGGGCTCGTTCCGGCCCAGTTCCTGATCATGAGCCCGCCGCTCGCCCTCATCTGGGTACCCGGCCTGTGGCGGCTGCTGCGCAACCCGCAGGCCCGGCCGTACCGCTTCCTCGGTCTGGCGTTCCTGCTGGTGCTCGGCCTGGTGCTGGTGACCGGCGGCCGGGAGTACTACCCGGCCGGCGCCTTCCCGGCGCTGATGGCGGCCGGGGCGATCGCCGCCGTCGGCTGGGCGCGGCGAGCGTCCTTCGGGCTGCGCCGGGCGCTGCTTGTCGCCTTGGTCGCCGTCAACGCCGTGACGACCGTCGCGATCGCGCTGCCCGTCTACCCGGTCCGCTGGTACCCGGACACCATCCAGGCGGCGATCAACGACGACGCCGGGGAGACCATCGGCTGGCCGGAGCTGGTCGACACGGTCGCCGGGGTCTACTCGTCGCTGCCCCTCTCCGAGCGGGCGACGACGGTGATCATCACGCAGAACTACGGCGAGGCCGGCGCGATCGACAGGTACGGGCCGGCGTTCGAGCTGCCGGCGCCGTACAGCGGGCACCTGAACTTCTGGCGGTGGGGACCGCCGCCGGACACCGCCACCGGGCCGGCGATCTTCGTCGGCGGCTGGACCGCCGAGTCGCTGGCGCCGTACTGCGGGTCGGCGAGCGTCGCCGCCCGCGTCGACAACGCCTACGGCGTCGACAACGAGGAGCAGGGTACGCCGATCTGGCTCTGCCGCGATCTCCGCGGACCGTGGTCCCAGCAGTGGGTGCGGCTACGCAGATTCGGCTGA
- a CDS encoding ABC transporter ATP-binding protein produces MIELRELTKRYGGRAAVDGLSVRVQPGAVTGFLGPNGSGKSTTMRMILGLDAPDHGEALIDGVRYSDLHWPLRTVGMLLDAGAFHPGRSARAHLTALAASNDIPGSRVEQVLRVVGLSEAATRRAGTYSLGMRQRLGVAVALLGDPGVLLLDEPVNGLDPEGIRWIRDLLRGLAAEGRTVFVSSHLIAEMALTADRLVVIGRGRLLAETTVAELAAGDDSLEDAFFRLTSRETDYRGMGAS; encoded by the coding sequence GTGATCGAACTACGTGAGCTGACCAAACGCTACGGCGGCCGGGCCGCCGTCGACGGGCTGAGCGTCCGGGTGCAGCCGGGTGCGGTGACCGGCTTCCTCGGCCCGAACGGATCCGGCAAGTCGACGACGATGCGGATGATCCTCGGCCTGGACGCACCGGACCACGGCGAGGCGCTGATCGACGGCGTCCGGTATTCGGATCTGCACTGGCCGTTGAGGACGGTCGGCATGCTTCTCGACGCCGGGGCGTTCCATCCCGGCCGCAGCGCCCGCGCGCACCTGACCGCGCTGGCCGCGAGCAACGACATCCCCGGTTCCCGGGTCGAGCAGGTGCTGCGCGTCGTCGGCCTGTCCGAGGCGGCGACGCGGCGCGCCGGCACGTATTCGCTCGGCATGCGCCAGCGGCTCGGCGTCGCCGTCGCCCTGCTCGGCGACCCCGGCGTCCTGCTGCTCGACGAGCCGGTCAACGGACTCGACCCGGAGGGCATCCGGTGGATCCGGGACCTGCTGCGCGGGCTCGCCGCCGAGGGCCGGACGGTGTTCGTGTCCAGCCACCTGATCGCCGAGATGGCCCTGACCGCCGACCGGCTGGTGGTCATCGGCCGCGGCCGGCTGCTGGCCGAGACGACCGTCGCCGAACTCGCCGCCGGCGACGACAGCCTGGAGGACGCGTTCTTCCGGCTCACCTCGCGGGAGACCGACTATCGCGGAATGGGAGCGTCATGA
- a CDS encoding ABC transporter permease subunit → MNGYGFRHAARMERIKLGSLRSTWWLAIAAVAAMAATGAGVGLGYRSHTPVATAAQILNNSLGGAILAQLLLGALGVLAVTGEYGSGMIRSTFAAVPRRRTVLLAKAAVCGGAALAVGLVASLAAYLGGQLAIRGTAIPAAHLGDPAILRAVVLTGVYLGATALIGVGIGTIVRHSGAAIGTLFALTFVPMIVVGLFGESGIQVGRFVPLLMLLNSIAVTAPIPGLFSGWISALLMCGYAAVVILFGGVLLRHRDA, encoded by the coding sequence ATGAACGGGTACGGATTCCGGCACGCGGCCCGGATGGAACGGATCAAGCTGGGCAGCCTCCGGTCGACCTGGTGGCTGGCGATCGCGGCGGTGGCGGCGATGGCCGCGACCGGGGCCGGGGTCGGGCTCGGCTACCGGTCGCACACCCCGGTCGCCACCGCCGCCCAGATCCTGAACAACAGCCTCGGCGGCGCCATCCTGGCCCAGCTGCTCCTCGGCGCGCTCGGCGTCCTCGCGGTGACCGGCGAATACGGCAGCGGGATGATCCGCTCGACGTTCGCCGCCGTACCGCGGCGCCGGACCGTCCTGCTGGCGAAGGCCGCCGTGTGCGGCGGCGCGGCACTCGCCGTCGGCCTGGTCGCGAGCCTCGCCGCCTACCTCGGCGGGCAGCTCGCGATCCGCGGCACCGCCATCCCGGCCGCGCACCTCGGTGATCCGGCCATCCTGCGCGCGGTCGTGCTGACCGGCGTATATCTGGGCGCCACCGCGCTGATCGGGGTCGGCATCGGGACGATCGTGCGGCACTCGGGCGCCGCGATCGGCACGCTGTTCGCGCTGACGTTCGTCCCGATGATCGTGGTCGGCCTGTTCGGCGAGAGCGGGATCCAGGTCGGCCGGTTCGTCCCGCTGCTGATGCTGCTCAACTCGATCGCGGTGACCGCGCCCATACCCGGGCTGTTCTCCGGCTGGATCAGCGCGCTGCTGATGTGCGGGTACGCGGCGGTAGTGATCCTCTTCGGCGGCGTGCTGCTCCGCCATCGCGACGCGTGA
- a CDS encoding sensor histidine kinase — protein MIALRAPFTTSALRQAVFCVAGVAGAAAVLAVPAIIPALGVLILWATGALSREPAPAVAPLFLVLFPLTVALLVVLAAPAGRALGAAQRRLADRLLGVRVDAPPPRPSRRIGAVVSDGPGWRALGYGLLKVPLAIPEGYGAFCYVFGLVNLTYPVWWPLFRNHPPGTRLDPVLALTPFGTIGARTFAGTLLIAAAGLAMLLVAPWLMRAGTALDLAAMRRLLGPRRLAERVRELQITRARAIDDAATMMRRLERDLHDGAQIRLATLAMNLGMAIEKLGADGPPPDLAQARELVALAHRGAKDALADLRDLVRGIHPPVLDNGIGDALATLATGSAIPVAVDVELPDRPAPAIETIAYFCAAELLANAAKHSRATRIGLGVVRSGEHLRLTADDDGVGGADPDGPGLSGLARRIAVVDGRMRVHSPAGGPTRVEIDLPTHA, from the coding sequence ATGATCGCGCTGCGCGCACCGTTCACCACCTCGGCCCTGCGCCAGGCGGTGTTCTGTGTCGCCGGCGTGGCCGGCGCGGCCGCGGTCCTGGCCGTCCCGGCGATCATCCCGGCCCTGGGCGTCCTCATCCTCTGGGCGACCGGAGCCCTGTCCCGCGAGCCCGCACCGGCCGTCGCGCCGCTGTTCCTGGTCCTGTTCCCGCTCACCGTCGCGCTCCTGGTCGTGCTGGCCGCCCCGGCCGGGCGCGCGCTGGGAGCCGCCCAGCGCCGCCTCGCGGACCGGCTGCTCGGCGTGCGCGTCGACGCCCCGCCGCCCCGGCCGTCGAGGCGGATCGGCGCCGTGGTCTCCGACGGGCCGGGCTGGCGCGCCCTCGGGTACGGCCTGCTCAAGGTGCCGCTGGCCATCCCCGAGGGCTACGGCGCGTTCTGCTACGTGTTCGGCCTGGTCAACCTCACCTACCCGGTGTGGTGGCCGCTGTTCCGCAACCACCCGCCCGGCACGCGCCTCGATCCGGTGCTGGCGCTGACCCCGTTCGGCACCATCGGCGCGCGGACGTTCGCCGGAACGTTGCTCATCGCCGCGGCCGGCCTCGCCATGCTGCTCGTCGCGCCGTGGTTGATGCGGGCCGGCACGGCCCTGGACCTGGCCGCGATGCGGCGGCTGCTCGGCCCGCGCCGGCTCGCCGAGCGGGTACGCGAACTCCAGATCACCCGGGCCCGCGCGATCGACGACGCGGCCACGATGATGCGCCGGCTGGAGCGGGACCTGCACGACGGCGCGCAGATCCGGCTGGCCACCCTGGCAATGAACCTCGGCATGGCGATCGAGAAGCTCGGCGCCGACGGCCCGCCACCCGACCTCGCACAGGCCCGCGAGCTGGTCGCGCTCGCGCACCGCGGCGCGAAGGACGCCCTCGCCGACCTGCGCGACCTGGTGCGCGGCATCCACCCGCCGGTCCTCGACAACGGCATCGGCGACGCGCTGGCGACGCTCGCGACGGGCAGCGCCATCCCCGTCGCGGTCGACGTCGAACTGCCCGACCGCCCGGCGCCCGCGATCGAGACCATCGCATACTTCTGCGCCGCCGAACTGCTCGCGAACGCCGCCAAGCACAGCCGGGCGACCCGGATCGGGCTCGGCGTGGTCCGATCCGGCGAGCACCTGAGGCTGACCGCCGACGACGACGGCGTCGGCGGGGCGGACCCGGACGGTCCCGGCCTGTCCGGCCTGGCCCGCCGCATCGCCGTCGTGGACGGCCGGATGCGGGTGCACAGCCCGGCCGGCGGACCGACCCGGGTCGAGATCGACCTGCCGACACACGCGTGA
- a CDS encoding response regulator transcription factor, which produces MRVVIAEDAAMMREGLVRLLTDRGFEVCAAVADAEELRAAVAAAAPDVAVIDIRMPPTHTDEGLRAAIDIRRDHPGVGVLVFSQYVETRYATRLLADRPAGVGYLLKDRVADVADFVDALTRVASGGTALDPEVVGHLLRAGQDTAGVASLTPREREVLSLMAEGRSNAGIAAALVITPGVVEKHVANIFAKLGLPPSDSDNRRVLAVLRHIG; this is translated from the coding sequence ATGCGGGTGGTGATCGCGGAGGACGCCGCGATGATGCGCGAGGGGCTGGTCCGGCTGCTCACCGACCGCGGTTTCGAGGTGTGCGCGGCGGTGGCCGACGCGGAGGAGTTGCGCGCCGCGGTCGCCGCCGCCGCACCGGACGTGGCCGTCATCGACATCCGGATGCCACCGACGCACACCGACGAGGGGCTGCGCGCCGCGATCGACATCCGGCGCGACCACCCCGGCGTCGGCGTGCTGGTGTTCTCGCAGTACGTGGAGACCCGCTACGCGACCCGCCTGCTCGCCGACCGCCCGGCCGGCGTCGGATACCTGCTCAAGGACCGAGTCGCCGACGTCGCCGACTTCGTGGACGCGCTGACCCGGGTGGCGTCCGGCGGCACCGCGCTGGATCCGGAGGTGGTCGGCCACCTCCTGCGGGCCGGGCAGGACACGGCCGGAGTGGCGTCGCTGACCCCGCGGGAGCGCGAGGTGCTCTCGCTGATGGCCGAGGGGCGCTCCAACGCCGGGATCGCGGCGGCGCTGGTCATCACCCCTGGGGTCGTGGAGAAGCACGTGGCGAACATCTTCGCGAAGCTCGGCCTGCCGCCCTCGGACAGCGACAACCGCCGCGTCCTCGCCGTCCTGCGGCACATCGGTTGA
- a CDS encoding tetratricopeptide repeat protein: MEITEDLVAQAEELVLSGQYARGRALLDDHLGAHPDDARAWHRLAGALVGLGRSRDAVSAADRSISLNPDDPVAYRMRAIARLTLKDRARPHGDARPAAARDRGDAETLALLTWGVLMTDRVPDARHHARAPRRRFHGLFGGRRP; the protein is encoded by the coding sequence GTGGAGATCACCGAAGACCTCGTGGCCCAGGCCGAGGAGCTGGTCCTGTCCGGGCAGTACGCGCGGGGCCGGGCCCTGCTCGACGACCATCTCGGCGCGCATCCGGACGACGCCCGGGCCTGGCACCGGCTGGCGGGCGCGCTCGTCGGCCTGGGCCGGTCACGGGACGCGGTGAGCGCGGCCGACCGGTCAATCTCTCTGAATCCGGACGATCCGGTCGCGTACCGGATGCGGGCCATCGCGCGGCTCACCCTGAAGGACCGGGCGCGGCCGCACGGCGACGCCCGGCCGGCGGCGGCCCGCGATCGCGGCGATGCCGAGACGCTGGCGCTGCTGACCTGGGGCGTCCTCATGACCGACCGGGTGCCCGACGCCAGGCACCACGCCCGGGCGCCCCGGAGGCGGTTCCACGGGCTGTTCGGCGGGCGCCGGCCGTAG